One Candidatus Methylomirabilota bacterium genomic window, GGCCGGCGCGGTGAAGCGCGGGTTCGACCTCATCATGCTCACGTCGGATCTGGCGTCGATGATCGCCGGGGTCCGCCGTCAGCTCGATGAGTTCAAGGCTCTGGTGTGAGCTCGGCGGCATGTGGAGGTTCGCCGTCGCCCAACCGCCGTGGTCATCGCTGACGAGGTGCGGGATCCTCAGACCCCGGAGGTCCGGACGACGGTCAACGGCGAACAGCGACAGCGCGGGACGCCGGCCGGCGTCGCTCACGGTATGAAGCCGCCGCGCTATCTCGAGCCGGGCGATGTCGTCGAGATGGGCGTCACCGGGCTCGGCGTGCAGAAGAGCAGCGTCGTCGATCGATAAAGCGCCCGCAGCCTCGAGCCGCACGACAAAAGGGGAGCAGACATGGCAAAGACCGTGGCGGACGTTCTCTGGGAGATGCTGGAGGGAGCCGGTGTCAAGCGCTGCTATGGCATCGTCGGCGATGCGCTCAATCCGGTCATCGAGGCCCTCCATCGCAATGCCGGGATCGAGTTCATCCATGTCCGCCACGAAGAGTACGGTGTCTTCGCCGCGGTGGCCGAGGCCTCCTTCACCGGCAATCCGGTGGCGGTGTGCGGAACGGCAGGTCCGGGCGTCACCCATCTGATCAATGGGCTGATGGATGCGCGGAAAGAGGGTGTGCCGATCATCGCGATCGCCGGCGACGTCGAGACGAGCCTGATGGACACCTCGGCCCTCGAGGAGCTCAATCCGTACAAGTTCTTCGACGTGGCTTCCCTCTACACCGGACGGCTCGTCAACCCGGAGCAGGTGCGGCCCATCGTCAATACGGCCATTCTCACCGCCCTGGTCGACAGGGGGCCCACGGTGATCTCCCTCCCCGGCGACATCGCCTCCGCCGCCGCGCCCGTCGACTCGTACGAGATGGCGCGCCCCGCGCCGCCGCTCTACCGCCCCTCGGACGCGGATCTCGACAAGCTGGCCGGGATGATCAACAAGGCGGGCAGCGTCGCGATCTTCGGGGGCGACGGGTGCCGGGACGCCCGCGACGAAGTGATCCAGCTCGCCCAGAAGCTCCAGGCGCCCGTGGGCTATGCCTTTCGCGGCAAGCAATGGCTCGAGCACGACAACCCCTACGCCGTCGGGATGACGGGACTTCTCGGATACGGCGGCGCCTACAATGCCATTCACGGCGCCGATCTGCTCCTCCTCCTGGGCACCGACTTCCCGTTCCCGGAGTTTCTCCCCAAGAAGAACGTCAGCAAGGTCCAGGTCGACAAGAACCCGAAGCATATCGGCCGGCGCACGGCCGTCGATCTCGGCCTCGTCGGCGACGTCAAGGCGACGGTTGCGGCGCTGCTGACTAAGGTCAACGACAAGACGGACAGGCGCTTCCTGGACAAGCACCTCGCGGAGACGCGGGAGTTTCACGAGCTGCTCCAGCACTATGTGGACAAAGGCCCAGGCATCAAGCCCATACGCCCGGAGTTTCTGGCGGCAACGCTGAGCGCGCTGGCCGACCCGGACGCCATGTTCTTCGCGGACACGGGCACGCCGTGCATCTGGCTCGCCCGACACATCCAGGGCGGGCCGAACCGCCGCCTCTTCGGCTCTTTCTCCTGGGCCTCGATGGCGAACGCCGCCCCCAATGCGTTCGGCGCACAGCTGGCATTCCCCGGCCGGCAGTCGATCGCGCTGTGCGGAGACGGCGGCTTCACGATGCTGGGCCTGGGCGACCTGCTGACCCAGGTGCAGCGAAAGACGCCGGTGATCCAGGTCATCTTCAACAATGAGTCGCTCGACTTCGTCAAGATCGAGATGCAGGAGGCCGGCCTCGTGCCCTTCGGCGTGGACTTCAAGAACCCGAACTTCGCCAAGGTGGCGGAGGCGATGGGCGCGAAGGGCATCCGCATCGAGGAGCCGGGCGATGTCAAGGCGGGTCTCGCGGAGGCCCTCGCCCACCGCAGCGGGCCGGTCGTCGTCGACGCGGTCGTCGATCCGCTCGCGCTCTCGAGGCCGTCGCATGTTCCCTTCCATGCCGTGAAGGGCTTCACGCTCAGCTTCGCGAAGCAGGTGCTCAGCGGTCAGATGGACACGGTGATCAAGACGATAGCGCGCAATACCGGGCTGGTCTGACCGACCTTCGAGCTTCATGCGCCGCGTCCTCGCCATCCTCGGCCTGATCGTGGCGCCCGGCAGCGCGCGCGACGCACTCCATCGCATCGTCACTGATTGCCTGGACACAGGTGATCTCCGCTAGTGCGGACGCTACCCGGATCCGCAGGCGGGAGAGTAGATAACATAAAGCGCATTCTCAGTCATGGCCCACCTTGACCGAGGGTCTTCCCCAGGGGTCTGCCGTGTCAGGTGCGCGAGACTCGGCACGAGCCCGCTCCCCCCCGGATCCGCGGCGATCGCCATCACGATAGGAATGGTCGAGGTCCCCCGCATGGCGGCCCGGATCGCAACTCTCGCGTCGGCAACGATGACATCCGCAGTGAGACACGATCCAGGGGTATGTCAGCGGCGTGCGTGTTCGCGGACGCAGCGGGCGGGATCGGCCTCGCTCAGCACGGGCGCCGGCGTGCCCGTATGGAGGGAATCCGCCAGGAGCTTGCCGGCCATGGGCCCGCGCCCGAAGCCCGACGAAGCCAGCCCGCTCACGATCCAGAGATCCTTCCGTGCCGGGATGCCGCCGATGAGCGGCTTGCCGTCGAGCGGGAAGGGCATGAGCCCCGCCCAGGTCCGCGCGATCGGCAGCGCGGCCAGGAACGGCAACACCGAGATCGCGTGGCCGCGGTTCACCTCGATGCCCGCCAGATTCTGTGTCGTCTCCCAGCCGATCAGCTCCCGATCGCCGCCGAAGATGATCTCGCCGTTTCGTCGCTGCCGACCGTAGAGGTGGCGGGTCACGCGCGCTCCATCGCGATGCGTGAGATCGGGCGGAGCGCCGCCCCGATCACGGTGCCAGGCCAGCGCGGACTCCGCCGCGGAGATGGTCTGGAAGACGCGCCCCGGCTCGGGTGCGGTCGCCCACATCTGGCCGCGGACGGGGACGATCGGGATGTCCAGGTCGAGCATCGCGCCGATTCGACCGCACCAGGCGCCGGCGGCGATCACCACCGCTCCCGCCACCACGTCGCCCTGCGCGGTGCGGACCGCGTAGCCCGCCGCCGGGCGCGGCGTGATCCCCGTCACCTCGTGATGCGTGAGAACGCGCGCTCCCCGGCGCTCGGCGAGGGCGGCGAAGGCCCGCGTGGCCTTGCCGGGGTCGGCCTGCGAGCGGAGCGGTGAATACATGGCCCCGAGGAGCGCCGGTGAGAGCGCGGGCTCCAGACTCCGGGCCTCGCGGATCGTCAGCAGCTCGACCGCGTGGCCGCGCGCGCGAAGCGCGGCCACGCGGTCGCGCGTGAAGTCGTACTGCTCGGGCGTGTGAATCGCCTGGAGCGCGCCCGAGCGCCGGAACTCGATGTCCTCGCCGAGGTCGGTCTGCACCGTCTCGAAAAGCTCGACGCTGCCCGCGGTGAGGTGTGTCTGGAGATCCCGCGTCTCGCCCCAGCCGACCGAATCGATGGCCCCCGCGTTCACCCCGGAGGCGCCCGACGCGATCTCGCCACGGTCGAGCACGACGACGCGGCGGCCCCGGGCGGCGAGGTGATACGCGGCGGAGGCGCCGGCGATGCCGCCACCGATGATGAGGACGTCCGTCTCGATCGTCACGGAAGGCCATCCCGGGTTCGCCGGCCCATCGCGATCACTCCGGCAACGGCTTGCCCTTCGTCT contains:
- a CDS encoding fumarylacetoacetate hydrolase family protein, producing the protein MEVRRRPTAVVIADEVRDPQTPEVRTTVNGEQRQRGTPAGVAHGMKPPRYLEPGDVVEMGVTGLGVQKSSVVDR
- a CDS encoding thiamine pyrophosphate-dependent enzyme, giving the protein MAKTVADVLWEMLEGAGVKRCYGIVGDALNPVIEALHRNAGIEFIHVRHEEYGVFAAVAEASFTGNPVAVCGTAGPGVTHLINGLMDARKEGVPIIAIAGDVETSLMDTSALEELNPYKFFDVASLYTGRLVNPEQVRPIVNTAILTALVDRGPTVISLPGDIASAAAPVDSYEMARPAPPLYRPSDADLDKLAGMINKAGSVAIFGGDGCRDARDEVIQLAQKLQAPVGYAFRGKQWLEHDNPYAVGMTGLLGYGGAYNAIHGADLLLLLGTDFPFPEFLPKKNVSKVQVDKNPKHIGRRTAVDLGLVGDVKATVAALLTKVNDKTDRRFLDKHLAETREFHELLQHYVDKGPGIKPIRPEFLAATLSALADPDAMFFADTGTPCIWLARHIQGGPNRRLFGSFSWASMANAAPNAFGAQLAFPGRQSIALCGDGGFTMLGLGDLLTQVQRKTPVIQVIFNNESLDFVKIEMQEAGLVPFGVDFKNPNFAKVAEAMGAKGIRIEEPGDVKAGLAEALAHRSGPVVVDAVVDPLALSRPSHVPFHAVKGFTLSFAKQVLSGQMDTVIKTIARNTGLV
- a CDS encoding FAD-dependent oxidoreductase, producing MTIETDVLIIGGGIAGASAAYHLAARGRRVVVLDRGEIASGASGVNAGAIDSVGWGETRDLQTHLTAGSVELFETVQTDLGEDIEFRRSGALQAIHTPEQYDFTRDRVAALRARGHAVELLTIREARSLEPALSPALLGAMYSPLRSQADPGKATRAFAALAERRGARVLTHHEVTGITPRPAAGYAVRTAQGDVVAGAVVIAAGAWCGRIGAMLDLDIPIVPVRGQMWATAPEPGRVFQTISAAESALAWHRDRGGAPPDLTHRDGARVTRHLYGRQRRNGEIIFGGDRELIGWETTQNLAGIEVNRGHAISVLPFLAALPIARTWAGLMPFPLDGKPLIGGIPARKDLWIVSGLASSGFGRGPMAGKLLADSLHTGTPAPVLSEADPARCVREHARR